TGATGATGTACCATAAGGAGATGAAACTCAAGGTGTAAGGCTCTGCTCTCAAAATCCAACGCCCATGTGTGTTTTGAGAGAACTTAAATCtatggttctcaaccttggctgcacagaactttttaaaaatatggctgcttcctctccccaccccgggGATTGACTGGGGAGGAGCATCCATGGTTTTGACAGCTCCCTAGGAGTTCTTATGCAGCCAGCATTGGGAACGAAGAGGCCTGAGGGGAGGTGAACTGGAGAAGCATGCTCATCTAGAGGTCACTGCCACGTTAAATACTGAGCCTGTCTTTTTCACTGCCTGATGAAAAGACAGGCTCAGTATTTCCAGATCTTTATATGTTTAACATGAAGCCAGAAGAATCAGATCTTTAGGTAAACTCTATGTTTTAAGTGTTGGTAATTAATTCACTTTtaaaagggggtgggggctggctggctcagtcagtagagcatgcaactcttgatctcaggtcatgagttcaagccgcatgttgggcatagagcctactttaaaaagtaacaaaactatggggcgcctgggtggctcagtcggctaagcatctaacttcggctcaggtcatgatctcgcagtttgtgagttcgagccctgtgtcgggctctgtgctgacagatcggagcctggagcctgcttcagattctgtgtctctccattctcggcccctcccctgttcatgctctgtgtctgtctctcaatgatgaatgaacgttaaaaaaaagaattaaaaaaatttttttaaagtaacaaaacTGCAGGTTTAACAGGATACATTTATGGGGATATCCTTCCTACGAGGAAGTCATCTGTGACCTTAGTTCCAAGGTACCCCTTTCTTCTGTCTGTAAAAGGAAACATCTGTTTTACCCGAAAGTAATGAAGAATAAACATTTCCATTGCAGCTTATGGAAGAAGAATCAGTGTCAGATTTTACAGTTCAGGAATGACCTTAGACAATATCAATTGGGCAGCTGTGGATCGAATAATCCGGGTGGATCATGCAGGTGAATATGGAGCGAACCGAATCTACGCAGGGCAGATGGCCGTCCTGGGTCGGACAAGTGTCGGGCCAGTCATTCAGGTGGGTGCTCCGTTATCCCTCTCAGGCTGGCCTCACTGAATAGCGTGGGGATCCAAAGGTCTTCAAGTCATGAATCACATTACGTCATGCACTGTCAAGGGAGGTACTGTCCCCAAGAGAACAAAAATCGGTTACTAAGGTGGGGTCAAGGGAGGGAAAagtatattattatttgtatgtatCAAGTAGAGACATATAGTACATAAACAGATATATGGTATATCTGAAGTATTAACATTTCACTGTGGGGTGGGCAATTAAAAACGTTTGAGAATCATCACATGAGGTGAAAGCACCAATTGCTGAGAGGTTGTGATCCTGTTCCCAgtggagatattttatattttatactgagaggcagagggaggggcctgGGCTCTGTAGTCACAAAGACCCAGATTCACATTCCAGCTTTCTTCCACCTCCTActtctgtgaccttggggaagttacatgacctctctgggtctctatttccacatttgcaaaatgaactgataatacctacctcattgGGTTTTcgtgaggaataaatgagctgGCATAGAGTAGCTAACACCACATCTGGTATGTAATAGACACTCAGCACAAGTTAAATTGCCTGCTGTGagcccttgggcaagttacttaacctctctgtgcctcactttatCTGTGTAATGGGGATAATGACAATTAGTGCAAATTAAATGAATTGCCTTCATAAATCTATTTGATAGCACCTGGCACTTAGGACGTGCCAGCTAAGTGTTAGCTCTTTTGTCTTTCCCACTTAATCCTTTGATGTAAATGATACTTCTAGCATTCTAGAAGGAAATTACACAATCGGTGATTCTCTGCTCTCCTAATTGCAGAGTGGGCTGAGGatctcatttctctttagtgtgGACCTTGTCCTCAAAGAGGCATGTgtttgggcacctggatggctcaatcagttaagcatccgacttcggctcaggtcatgatctcgcagtttgtgcattcgagtcctgcatcgggctctgtgctgacagctcagagcctggagcctgctttagattctgtgtctccctctctctctgcccctcccctgctcgcattctgtctgtttgtctttcttaaaaataagtaaacattaaaacacaaaagGCACTTGCAGGTCTCAGAACTTCTGGAACCATGGTTCATGGCCCGCTAACCTGGAATGGAGATAATGGCTCTTCTTCTGGTTTGCTGGCACTCTCTTCTCCATATCCAAGATGCTTTTTAGTCCGATGCTTCGCTTTTTCCTTGGGTGAttgaaggggaaggggagaaatagCGGTTCTCATTCTTCCTCCATCTCCCTTGTGCTTCCTGTCTCCCACAAGGACAGGGCATGGAGCTTCCTTGGCATGTAGCAGGTGGTCTCTGAGTAAtgcttgcatttatttttatgtttttcttacagaaaatgtGGGATCAAGAAAAGGACCACTTGAAAAAGTTCAACGAGTTGATGGTTGCATTTAGGGTGCGGCCCACCATTCTGATGCCCTTCTGGAACGTGGTGGGGTTTGCACTGGGTATGTGTCCAGAAGAGCTTGCTTGAGCTTAGGGATCTGGGGCAATTGCATCGTTAAAGTACTGAATCCACagttctttctgtgtcctcttaCAGCCTTTTTGTTGacttaatatttcttaaagttaaattgacgtttttttttttggcttaaatttatttaaatatttatggatttaaatcagtggttttataaatagaaagtacagtaaaaacaaacacattggaggaagaaaaaaactagaGCAATTCAGTTGTAGCCCGATGATGTTCCCTGACAAAGGTTCTAAGACCTGCTCACTCTTAAAAAGGGAGAAGAGTAAATgttgggaaagaaataaagatgtaCTCACTCCAGATGAGGACTTTCTTCTTGCCATAATCAGAGGGCTAAAAAGAACATTGAAAAGAGAATAGCATTCTTACTCTGTGATTCAGGATTTGACAGTGTGACCTGGTACCACCTAAAACAGCGATTTTCACTGGGGGCAGGTTGCTCCTAAGAATGCTTGGCagtgtctagagacatttttggttgtcacaaccagGGGTGTTTCTGGcctctagtgggtagaggccagggacgcTGCTAAAGTATCCTCCAGTGCACAGGATGGCCCCCACAAAAAGGAATTACTGAGCCCTAGAGCCTGTAGTGCTCCGGTTGATGAACCCTGACCTGACATGATCTCCCGCACCGGTGTAGTGTCTGTCCCATCCTTTTCTGTGCTGGATTTGACAATTCCAGGTGCGGGAACCGCCCTGCTTGGGAAGGAGGGAGCAATGGCCTGCACTGTGGCTGTGGAAGAGTCTATAGCACATCACTACAACAACCAGATCAGGACGTTGATGGAGGAGGATCCTGAAAAATATGAGGAACTTCTTCAGGTATTTGAATATACTCTGGAAATAGCCCAATAAGGGCGAAAAGGGTAGGTAAGCAACTtggtggggaggaaaaaaaatagcaagttgGGGAATGACATGGCCTTAGAAACCTAGGTGAGTGCCTCATTCTATAGGCAAGAGACACAGAAAGCTCAAGTCATGTGCCCTGGTCACATGCTCGGGCAGAACTGGGACCAGAAGCCATGTCGTGTCTCCTGAGCCCACAACTGTATTCTCTCCACTTCTGGATCATTGATAGATTCTGAGCCAATGCTGTGAGCATAAATACTTCAGCTTAAATAAATTAACCAATAGATATCTTCATGTAATTTTCTATTACAAATAAGGgaactgtttaattttttttcaagtgtaaatTGGGGGTTGGTAAACCCTGGCCTGGGGCCAACCACCTGTTTCTGTAAATTAAGATTTGTTGCAACACAGTCATACCCATTCTTTAATGTGTCTGTGGCTGCTGTCCCCCAAACATTGGCGGAGTTGAGTAGTTGTGGAGAGGCCCATACAGCCAGCGGAGCTTGAATAACTGACTTTTTCGCCCTTTATAGGAAAAACTTTGCCTACCCCTATCTTAGACCGTAGAATGAAGCTTTAGCCTCTAGAAGAAGATAGGACAAcagatttcttttgattttctttgatttctttttatttaaccaGGTGATAAGGAAATTTCGGGATGAAGAGCTCGAGCACCATGACATAGGCCTTGAACATGACGCACAGCTGGTAGGGGACCTTTCTTTACTATTTGCTTGTGCTGCCCCGGGCACCTTATTTGGAAGAGTAAAGGGTGGGAAAATTTTTGTTTCCAGAAAAATAGATTTCATAGTGACCACCAATACTTTGCTTTGATAAAAAATCAGGCAAAAGCATTGCTCCCAATGGGAAGTCTTatttcttgcttcctttctcaTCATTTCCCCCTAGCAGCTTCTTTCCTCTTCCCGATGAGAAACCAGATGATTCAGATTTTCTGGCAATAGTGGAAGCTTCCCAACCTTTTGAATTAAAAGAGATGTTTAGATCTTATGTCTTATCCAGAGAGCTGCAGCCCTGCCATTTCAGGCCGTATCTTACTGCTACAAGTGAACGTAGaacatgtttcttttgtttgcttattgtcGTTTTCAACAGGCTCCAGCATATGCTGTTTTGAAGAGCGTTATCCAGGCCGGATGCCGCGTGGCAATATATTTATCAGAAAGGTTTTAAAGTATGTCCACTTTTCTGTCTATAAAAAAGGATAGTAATTAAACAAGGGGCATTGGCAGAAAAGGAACTGTGCAATTGTCATTGTATGAATTTTGTTAATAAACTGcaagaggttattttttttcttcattaataaaa
This window of the Neofelis nebulosa isolate mNeoNeb1 chromosome 18, mNeoNeb1.pri, whole genome shotgun sequence genome carries:
- the COQ7 gene encoding 5-demethoxyubiquinone hydroxylase, mitochondrial encodes the protein MSCAGAAAVRSLWRLRTGALRPLPAYGRRISVRFYSSGMTLDNINWAAVDRIIRVDHAGEYGANRIYAGQMAVLGRTSVGPVIQKMWDQEKDHLKKFNELMVAFRVRPTILMPFWNVVGFALGAGTALLGKEGAMACTVAVEESIAHHYNNQIRTLMEEDPEKYEELLQVIRKFRDEELEHHDIGLEHDAQLAPAYAVLKSVIQAGCRVAIYLSERF